From a single Bemisia tabaci chromosome 10, PGI_BMITA_v3 genomic region:
- the LOC109039940 gene encoding carboxylic ester hydrolase: protein MKDDINSYYNTQTQSSTQTQSSTQTYSSQGENDEGDGGRAYSNLPVLVFIHGGGWTTGSDQMDLYGPHYLLDSRYDFILVIFNYRLDVFGTHTIFAGFYCSGDKEAPGNFGLKDQVLALKWVKENIRDYGGDPYNVTIFGESVGGVSVHTLFFAKSAQGLFQKGISISGTVAMPVAHLPVAFVNSATERLGERFNCPLENSSALLACMQEVPAYELIEQQLNTSPPGYPPFLVMTWVPVLDYSITAYPFFLSNPTEMLSQPNFTWINGATTYDGSYFTGHIYGYPKFVEQIKANPERYLPQLLFLPQYIPEEDVPKCMARISDFYFGFPPQVTQKSLTIVSVGGHKLGVNF from the exons ATGAAGGATGACATCAATAGTTACTACAATACGCAAACTCAAAGTTCGACGCAAACTCAAAGTTCGACGCAAACTTACAGTTCGCAGGGTGAAAATGATGAAGGTGATGGTGGTAGGGCCTACTCGAATCTACCAGTATTGGTTTTCATACACGGCGGTGGTTGGACCACGGGTTCGGACCAAATGGACCTTTACGGACCTCACTACCTTCTGGATTCCAGATACGATTTTATTCTTGTAATATTCAATTACAGGCTCGACGTTTTCGGTACGCACACGATCTTT GCGG GGTTTTACTGTTCGGGTGACAAAGAAGCACCAGGAAATTTCGGTTTAAAGGACCAAGTTTTAGCCTTGAAATGGGTGAAGGAGAATATCCGGGACTACGGAGGCGATCCTTATAATGTTACCATTTTCGGTGAAAGTGTCGGTGGCGTGAGCGTCCACACTTTATTTTTCGCTAAGTCGGCACAAG GGCTGTTCCAGAAAGGGATCTCAATATCCGGGACGGTGGCTATGCCAGTGGCCCATTTGCCGGTGGCGTTCGTAAACTCGGCAACAGAGCGACTCGGCGAGAGATTCAACTGTCCTTTGGAAAATTCTTCTGCTCTTCTGGCGTGCATGCAGGAGGTTCCTGCCTACGAGCTCATCGAACAACAGCTCAACACATCTCCG CCCGGTTACCCACCTTTCCTGGTGATGACGTGGGTTCCAGTGTTGGACTACAGTATCACCGCGTATCCATTCTTTCTCTCGAATCCGACTGAGATGCTCAGCCAACCCAACTTCACATGGATCAACGGCGCCACAACTTACGACGGTTCTTACTTTACCGGCC ATATTTACGGGTATCCGAAATTTGTTGAGCAAATCAAAGCTAATCCAGAACGGTATCTACCGCAGCTACTGTTTCTACCACAGTACATACCTGAAGAGGACGTCCCAAAATGCATGGCCAGAATTTCCGACTTCTACTTTGGTTTCCCGCCGCAAGTTACTCAAAAGTCACTCACAATTGTAAGTGTTGGCGGGCACAAGTTGggtgtaaatttttaa